A window from Salmo trutta chromosome 29, fSalTru1.1, whole genome shotgun sequence encodes these proteins:
- the syt9a gene encoding synaptotagmin-9, with amino-acid sequence MPGDREDEICQKALELLSDLCSKGEVQNENCLDFIYHFRDLARPRYTDSDVSVSLLSLVVTACGLALFGVSIFVSWKLCWIPWRERGLSPSIKEPTHGHHDSPMAPLQPYVPVREPVYTAVDPPIPALDRRESHRCSIVPVASGTVTGPATPVSPPPIAAIIPIPEAAMKISHTSPDIPLETQSKGRENGVHTNPRTQRQTTEPSPSVRSMSIHTEIGSDSIRRLSVNRSNPDFNVAQFQRQDSLTGMGLGLGRLKPELYKQRSLEGDEGGRRGGGCGRLHFILKFDCDLEQLIVKIHKAQDLPAKDLLGTSDPYVKIYLLPDRQTKHQTKVHRKTLNPVFDEVFLFPVEYAELPTRKLHFSVYDFDRFSRHDIIGQVVVDNFLDLVDFPAETKLCRDIQYVSTDNVDLGDLMFSLCYLPTAGRLTITMIKARNLKAMDITGASDPYVKVSLMCDGRRLKKRKTSTKRNTLNPVYNEAIVFDVPPENIDQIGLMIAVMDYDRVGHNEVIGVCKVGNDAEHLGRDHWSEMLSYPRKPIAHWHPLIEYQGTTGGSQAGSCNSLKTPPSP; translated from the exons ATGTGTCAGTGAGCCTGCTGTCCCTGGTGGTGACAGCCTGTGGCCTGGCCCTGTTCGGGGTCTCAATCTTCGTCTCCTGGAAGCTCTGCTGGATCCCATGGAGGGAGCGTGGCCTCTCCCCCAGCATCAAGGAGCCCACCCACGGGCATCACGATTCCCCCATGGCACCTTTGCAACCCTACGTCCCAGTCAGGGAGCCAGTCTACACGGCCGTCGACCCCCCCATCCCTGCCCTCGACCGCCGTGAGTCCCATCGCTGCTCCATTGTCCCTGTGGCATCTGGGACCGTGACGGGGCCGGCGACCCCCGTATCGCCGCCCCCCATAGCGGCAATCATCCCCATCCCAGAGGCAGCCATGAAGATTAGCCACACGTCTCCAGACATCCCCCTGGAAACCCAGAGTAAAGGCCGGGAGAACGGGGTCCACACCAACCCTCGTACGCAGAGGCAGACCACTGAGCCCTCACCCTCTGTCCGGTCAATGTCTATACACACAGAGATTGG GTCTGACTCTATTCGTAGATTATCCGTAAACAGGTCCAACCCGGACTTTAACGTGGCCCAGTTCCAGAGACAGGACTCCCTGACTGGGATGGGCCTGGGTCTGGGCCGTCTCAAACCAGAGCTTTACAAGCAGCGCTCCCTGGAAGGGGATGAGGGGGGCCGGCGGGGCGGAGGCTGTGGACGCCTACACTTCATTCTCAAGTTCGACTGTGACCTGGAGCAACTAATCGTCAAGATCCACAAGGCGCAGGATCTCCCCGCCAAGGACTTATTGGGCACCTCGGACCCATACGTCAAGATCTACCTACTACCGGACCGGCAGACCAAGCACCAGACCAAGGTTCACCGCAAGACGCTCAACCCCGTGTTCGATGAGGTATTCCTGTTCCCAGTGGAGTACGCTGAGCTGCCGACGCGCAAGCTGCACTTCAGTGTCTACGACTTTGATCGCTTCTCTCGCCACGATATCATCGGCCAGGTGGTGGTGGACAACTTCCTGGATCTGGTGGACTTCCCTGCAGAGACAAAGCTTTGCCGGGACATCCAGTACGTCTCCACG GATAATGTGGACCTGGGAGATCTGATGTTCTCTCTGTGCTACCTGCCCACTGCTGGCAGACTGACCATCACCATGATCAAGGCCAGGAACCTTAAGGCCATGGACATCACTGGGGCATCAG acccgTACGTGAAGGTCTCTCTAATGTGTGACGGTCGGAGATTAAAGAAGAGGAAGACCTCCACTAAGAGGAACACTCTGAACCCTGTCTACAATGAAGCCATAGTCTTTGATGTCCCCCCAGAGAACATTGACCAGATCGGCCTTATGATCGCCGTCATGGACTATGACCG TGTAGGCCATAATGAGGTCATCGGGGTGTGTAAAGTGGGCAACGATGCAGAGCACCTGGGCCGAGACCACTGGAGCGAAATGCTGTCGTACCCACGAAAACCCATCGCCCACTGGCACCCGCTCATAGAG tacCAAGGCACCACAGGCGGGAGCCAGGCAGGGTCCTGTAACTCCCTGAAGACTCCTCCGTCTCCGTAA